A DNA window from Stigmatella aurantiaca contains the following coding sequences:
- a CDS encoding putative Ig domain-containing protein, whose translation MLFTRSAAALALIAVLNACAGREEYDGGPLLPTIDLPSTTVGLPYEARLTATGGVAPLRYSVEQAPPGFSFDTDTGLLTGPATEAGMYSLYVRLKDALGQEAARFYALRVYPAPSVISLPLPPATRGTAYAASLTATGGQPPLKWTVSTGTLPLGLTLAENGGLSGVPVDTVPGLFVARVEDANGAQASQQLLLEVKDPPKDGGIPDGGTPDSGTPDSGTPDSGTPDSGTPDSGTPDSGTPDSGTPDSGPPDAGSPLPLSVANWNVEWFGSTTEGPSNDALQLSNVRAVIGDAGVDFWALQEVVSASALLQLKQALPGYDGFAANDSRVSQGSSYYTASEQKPAVLFKSDTVQMQEAKIILTGYDYEFAGRPPLQVSLRVTRGGQSVDLIAIVLHMKAQTGGIADYNRRKAAGEALKQYLDSQLSTARVIVLGDWNDDVDVSIYDANGYMPSPYENFVEAPGAYQFLTRPLSLQGVGSTVSWPDFIDHQLVTDELASDYVDESTQVLHPSLADYGNTTSDHYPIQSRFDFGP comes from the coding sequence ATGTTGTTCACCCGATCGGCGGCAGCCCTTGCCCTCATCGCCGTGCTGAACGCCTGCGCCGGCCGCGAGGAGTACGACGGGGGCCCGCTGCTGCCCACCATCGACCTGCCCTCCACCACGGTGGGCCTGCCCTACGAGGCTCGCCTCACCGCCACCGGCGGCGTGGCCCCGCTGCGCTATTCCGTGGAGCAGGCTCCCCCTGGCTTCTCCTTCGATACGGACACGGGGCTGCTCACGGGTCCGGCGACGGAAGCCGGGATGTACTCCCTCTATGTGAGGTTAAAAGATGCGCTGGGCCAGGAAGCGGCCCGGTTCTACGCGCTGCGCGTGTACCCGGCGCCCTCGGTGATCAGCCTGCCGTTGCCCCCGGCCACCCGGGGTACCGCCTATGCGGCGTCCCTGACGGCCACGGGAGGACAGCCGCCCTTGAAGTGGACGGTGAGCACAGGGACCCTTCCCCTGGGACTGACGCTGGCGGAGAACGGTGGCCTCTCGGGTGTCCCGGTGGACACGGTTCCCGGCCTCTTCGTGGCGCGCGTCGAGGACGCCAATGGCGCGCAGGCGTCACAGCAGCTGCTGCTGGAGGTGAAGGACCCCCCCAAGGATGGCGGAATCCCGGACGGCGGCACGCCCGACAGCGGCACGCCCGACAGCGGCACGCCCGACAGCGGCACGCCCGACAGCGGCACGCCCGACAGCGGCACGCCGGACAGTGGCACGCCCGACAGCGGCACGCCCGACAGCGGTCCCCCGGACGCGGGCTCACCCCTCCCCCTGTCTGTCGCCAACTGGAACGTCGAATGGTTCGGGAGCACCACGGAAGGCCCGTCCAACGACGCCCTTCAGCTCAGCAACGTGCGCGCCGTCATCGGCGACGCAGGAGTCGATTTCTGGGCCTTGCAGGAGGTCGTCAGTGCCAGCGCGCTGCTTCAGCTCAAGCAGGCCCTGCCCGGCTATGACGGCTTCGCCGCGAACGACTCCCGCGTCAGCCAGGGCTCCAGCTATTACACGGCCAGCGAGCAGAAACCGGCCGTGCTCTTCAAGTCAGACACCGTGCAGATGCAAGAGGCCAAGATCATCCTCACCGGGTATGACTATGAATTCGCGGGCCGGCCGCCCCTGCAGGTGAGCCTGCGCGTCACCCGGGGAGGCCAGAGCGTGGACCTGATCGCCATCGTGCTCCACATGAAGGCGCAGACCGGCGGCATCGCCGATTACAACCGGCGCAAGGCCGCGGGCGAGGCCCTCAAGCAGTACCTGGATTCGCAGCTGTCCACCGCCCGGGTCATCGTGCTGGGGGACTGGAACGACGACGTGGACGTCTCCATCTATGACGCCAACGGGTACATGCCCTCGCCCTACGAGAACTTCGTCGAGGCGCCCGGGGCCTACCAATTCCTCACGAGGCCCCTGTCCCTGCAGGGCGTGGGCAGCACCGTGAGCTGGCCCGACTTCATCGACCACCAGCTCGTCACCGATGAGCTGGCCAGCGACTACGTGGACGAATCCACGCAGGTGCTCCACCCGTCCCTGGCCGACTACGGCAACACGACGTCCGACCACTACCCCATCCAGAGCCGCTTCGATTTCGGCCCGTAG
- a CDS encoding ABC transporter substrate-binding protein, which yields MRRLAPLLLAGFALMGTGCEKKSQPSPTETPPATAQGQGQGGDAPGTPTPPANSGTLLLGVATALTGGQATFGISTRNGIEMAIREANAAGGVKGQKLAVKVYDDQGKPEEAAQAVTRLITQDKVVVILGDVASSNSLAMAEKVQPAGVPMISPASTNPAVTEKGDYIFRVCFIDPFQGFVMAKFARDTLKAANVAVLQDNKSAYSIGLTEVFTRKFTEMGGKITTTESFSQGDTDYRAQLTAIKKTQPDAIYVPGYYSEVGIIARQARELGLKAPMLGGDGWDSEKLFELGGSAIQGSYFSNHYSPDNNDPRVQKFVADYKAAYGGVPDALAALGYDAANVAIDALKRAPDTSGKAVRDAIAATKDFPGVAGTITLDEKRNAVKSAVVLKVGDGKAEFVTTVNP from the coding sequence ATGCGACGTCTCGCCCCGCTGCTGCTCGCTGGTTTTGCTCTGATGGGAACCGGCTGTGAGAAGAAGTCTCAGCCTTCGCCAACCGAAACGCCCCCAGCCACCGCACAGGGGCAAGGGCAAGGAGGGGATGCCCCGGGCACGCCCACGCCCCCAGCCAACTCGGGCACGCTGCTGCTAGGCGTCGCCACCGCCCTGACGGGCGGACAGGCCACCTTCGGCATCTCCACGCGCAATGGCATTGAAATGGCCATCCGCGAGGCCAACGCCGCTGGAGGCGTGAAGGGCCAGAAGCTGGCGGTGAAGGTGTACGACGACCAGGGCAAGCCCGAGGAGGCCGCCCAGGCCGTCACCCGCCTCATCACCCAGGACAAGGTGGTGGTCATCCTGGGCGACGTGGCGTCGTCGAACTCGCTGGCCATGGCGGAGAAGGTCCAGCCGGCCGGGGTGCCGATGATCAGCCCCGCCTCCACCAACCCGGCGGTGACCGAGAAGGGCGACTACATCTTCCGGGTCTGCTTCATCGACCCGTTCCAGGGCTTTGTGATGGCGAAGTTCGCCCGGGACACCCTGAAGGCCGCCAACGTGGCGGTGCTGCAGGACAACAAGAGCGCCTACTCCATCGGCCTCACGGAGGTGTTCACGCGCAAGTTCACCGAGATGGGCGGCAAGATCACCACCACGGAGAGCTTCAGCCAGGGCGACACGGACTACCGCGCGCAGCTGACCGCCATCAAGAAGACGCAGCCGGACGCCATCTACGTGCCGGGGTACTACAGCGAGGTGGGCATCATCGCCCGCCAGGCGCGCGAGCTGGGGCTGAAGGCGCCGATGCTGGGCGGCGACGGCTGGGACTCCGAGAAGCTCTTCGAGCTGGGCGGCAGCGCCATCCAGGGCAGCTACTTCTCCAACCACTACTCGCCGGACAACAACGATCCGCGCGTGCAGAAGTTCGTGGCGGACTACAAGGCGGCCTACGGCGGGGTGCCGGACGCGCTGGCGGCGCTGGGGTATGACGCGGCCAACGTGGCCATCGACGCGCTCAAGCGCGCCCCGGACACCTCCGGCAAGGCGGTGCGCGATGCCATCGCCGCGACGAAGGACTTCCCGGGCGTGGCGGGCACCATCACCTTGGACGAGAAGCGCAACGCGGTGAAGTCCGCGGTTGTGCTCAAGGTGGGGGACGGCAAGGCGGAGTTCGTGACCACCGTCAATCCCTAA
- the dnaK gene encoding molecular chaperone DnaK, translating to MGKVIGIDLGTTNSCVAVMEGGEPVVIPNSEGSRTTPSMVGFTDSGERLVGQIAKRQAITNPENTVYAVKRLIGRKLDSPEAKKAIGISSFKVVSSPNGDAWVEIRGKGFSPPEISAIVLMKMKQTAEDYLGEPVTEAVVTVPAYFNDGQRQATKDAGRIAGLNVLRIINEPTAAALAYGLDKVKESKTERIAVYDLGGGTFDISILELNAGVFEVKSTNGDTFLGGEDFDQRLVDFLAKRFAEQNNGIDLRKDRMALQRLKEAAERAKHELSSAAETEVNLPFITADATGPKHLTETVERGAFEGLVADLIERSIEPCKVALKDAGVTAPQINQVLLVGGMTRMPKVQQRVKEFFGKEPHKGINPDEVVAVGAAIQGGVLKGEVKDVLLLDVTPLSLGVETAGGVFTKIIEKNTTIPCKKSQVFSTAVDNQPLVSVHVLQGEREMAANNKTLARFELVGIPPAPRGVPQIEVAFDIDANGIVHVGAKDLGTGKVQQVRVVSNSGLSEAEIQAMISEAQAHLSDDKKKKELAELRNNADGLIYTTEKSLEEYGNLLAEKDRDEIKADLEHLKAVLATEDATLLKESFQRLEGSAYRIADAIYSGEAKSG from the coding sequence ATGGGTAAGGTGATTGGAATCGACCTGGGAACCACGAACTCCTGCGTCGCCGTGATGGAAGGCGGCGAGCCGGTGGTCATCCCCAACAGTGAAGGCAGCCGGACGACGCCGTCCATGGTGGGCTTCACGGACTCCGGCGAGCGGCTGGTGGGCCAGATTGCCAAGCGGCAGGCCATCACCAATCCGGAGAACACCGTCTACGCGGTGAAGCGGCTCATCGGGCGCAAGCTCGACTCGCCCGAGGCCAAGAAGGCCATCGGCATCAGCTCCTTCAAGGTGGTCTCCAGCCCCAACGGGGACGCCTGGGTGGAGATCCGCGGCAAGGGCTTCAGCCCGCCGGAAATCTCCGCCATCGTGCTGATGAAGATGAAGCAGACGGCGGAGGACTACCTCGGCGAGCCCGTCACCGAGGCGGTCGTCACGGTGCCCGCCTACTTCAACGACGGCCAGCGCCAGGCCACCAAGGACGCCGGCCGCATCGCGGGCCTCAACGTCCTGCGCATCATCAACGAGCCCACCGCCGCGGCGCTCGCCTACGGCCTGGACAAGGTCAAGGAGAGCAAGACCGAGCGCATCGCCGTGTATGACCTGGGCGGCGGCACGTTCGATATCTCCATCCTGGAGCTCAACGCCGGTGTCTTCGAGGTGAAGAGCACCAACGGCGACACGTTCCTGGGCGGTGAGGACTTCGACCAGCGGCTGGTGGACTTCCTGGCCAAGCGCTTCGCCGAGCAGAACAACGGCATCGACCTGCGCAAGGACCGCATGGCGCTGCAGCGGCTGAAGGAGGCCGCCGAGCGCGCCAAGCACGAGCTGTCCAGCGCGGCGGAGACCGAGGTGAACCTGCCGTTCATCACCGCGGACGCCACCGGGCCCAAGCACCTCACCGAGACGGTGGAGCGCGGGGCCTTCGAGGGGCTCGTCGCGGACCTCATCGAGCGCTCCATCGAGCCGTGCAAGGTCGCGCTGAAGGACGCCGGCGTCACCGCGCCGCAAATCAACCAGGTGCTGCTGGTGGGCGGCATGACGCGCATGCCGAAGGTGCAGCAGCGCGTGAAGGAGTTCTTCGGCAAGGAGCCGCACAAGGGCATCAACCCGGACGAGGTGGTCGCCGTGGGCGCCGCCATCCAGGGCGGCGTGCTCAAGGGCGAGGTGAAGGACGTGCTCCTCCTGGACGTCACGCCGCTGAGCCTGGGCGTCGAGACGGCCGGTGGCGTCTTCACGAAGATCATCGAGAAGAATACCACCATCCCCTGCAAGAAGAGCCAGGTGTTCTCCACCGCGGTGGACAACCAGCCGCTGGTGAGCGTGCACGTGCTCCAGGGCGAGCGCGAGATGGCGGCCAACAACAAGACGCTGGCGCGCTTCGAGCTGGTGGGCATTCCGCCGGCGCCGCGCGGGGTGCCGCAGATCGAAGTGGCCTTCGACATCGACGCGAACGGCATCGTACACGTGGGCGCCAAGGACCTGGGCACCGGCAAGGTCCAGCAGGTGCGCGTGGTGAGCAACTCCGGCCTGTCCGAGGCGGAGATCCAGGCGATGATCTCCGAGGCCCAGGCGCACCTGTCCGACGACAAGAAGAAGAAGGAGCTGGCGGAGCTGCGCAACAACGCCGACGGGCTCATCTACACCACGGAGAAGAGCCTGGAGGAGTACGGCAACCTGCTGGCCGAGAAGGACCGCGACGAAATCAAGGCGGACCTGGAGCACCTCAAGGCGGTGCTGGCCACCGAGGATGCCACGCTCCTGAAGGAGTCCTTCCAGAGGCTGGAGGGCAGCGCCTACCGCATCGCGGACGCCATCTACTCGGGCGAGGCGAAGTCCGGCTGA
- a CDS encoding Gfo/Idh/MocA family protein, whose translation MRIGIIGTGWGRMHLGAFRAAGAEVAALCGRRLEHTREVAAEEGVPLATTDVQALCEAVDAVVVASPDALHREHVERALDAGRAVLCEKPLVRTDEEAQALVRKARARNLPCVVNFPYRMLSTLRALKAWLPRRPPRHLVVTLRNGFVPVEGHGPGPFQGASADFGGFSHVLDAALWLSGAAPTWVQASLSGRPVHTAALHVGLTSGAVLVLTHAACAEPGIHGGWSLLGEGWEAGFSAGYVPARNGWCLSPVNVFQEGQWRELAPGHVPSPGAHEPWAEAHVETARKFLALIQGGPLEELAPVEAGATVQRLLSAAVASEEQGRRITLG comes from the coding sequence ATGCGCATTGGAATCATCGGAACAGGTTGGGGACGGATGCACCTGGGGGCCTTTCGCGCCGCGGGCGCCGAGGTGGCCGCGCTGTGCGGCCGGCGCCTGGAGCACACCCGCGAGGTGGCCGCCGAGGAAGGCGTTCCCCTGGCCACCACCGACGTCCAGGCGCTGTGCGAGGCCGTGGATGCCGTCGTGGTGGCCAGCCCCGATGCCCTCCACCGCGAGCACGTGGAGCGGGCGCTCGACGCGGGCCGGGCCGTGCTGTGCGAGAAGCCCCTCGTCCGCACGGATGAAGAGGCCCAGGCGCTCGTGCGGAAGGCCCGCGCCCGGAACCTGCCCTGCGTGGTGAACTTCCCCTACCGGATGCTGTCCACCCTGCGCGCGCTCAAGGCGTGGCTTCCGCGCCGGCCCCCGCGCCACCTCGTCGTCACGCTCCGCAATGGCTTCGTTCCCGTGGAGGGCCATGGGCCCGGCCCCTTCCAGGGCGCCTCCGCGGACTTTGGCGGCTTCTCCCACGTGCTCGATGCGGCCCTGTGGCTCTCAGGCGCCGCGCCCACCTGGGTGCAGGCCTCGCTCTCGGGCCGCCCCGTCCACACCGCCGCGCTGCACGTGGGGCTCACCTCGGGCGCCGTGCTCGTGCTCACCCATGCCGCGTGCGCCGAGCCGGGCATCCACGGGGGCTGGTCCCTGCTGGGCGAGGGCTGGGAGGCCGGCTTCTCCGCGGGCTATGTGCCCGCCCGGAATGGCTGGTGCCTCTCCCCGGTGAACGTCTTCCAGGAGGGCCAGTGGCGCGAGCTGGCCCCGGGCCACGTGCCCTCCCCTGGCGCCCACGAGCCCTGGGCCGAGGCCCACGTGGAGACGGCCCGGAAGTTCCTCGCCCTGATTCAGGGCGGGCCCCTGGAGGAGCTGGCCCCCGTGGAGGCCGGGGCCACCGTGCAGCGCCTGCTCTCCGCCGCCGTGGCCTCCGAAGAGCAGGGGCGCCGCATCACCCTCGGGTGA
- the grpE gene encoding nucleotide exchange factor GrpE → MSGSNEKGNFSADIAQEVINAALQSVQRRSQQSHAEEGISLDVESAASPEAPAEEASPATASAEVAELTAALAEARKEAENLRAQLDFSQGESRKLMERLKADHERSLRAAADLENYKKRAQKEKEEVQKFGVEKLLKDILPVMDNLDRAMDAAAKTPDFTSFQKGVAMTRKSFEDSLGRHGVKAFSAQGQAFDPRLHEAMSQAETAEVPPGHVAYEVLRGYHLNERLIRPAMVVVARALAPPPEPAPAEPEVAAAAAPEVGETPAVSVESGNSAGGSQ, encoded by the coding sequence GTGTCTGGTTCCAACGAGAAGGGCAACTTCAGCGCGGACATCGCGCAGGAAGTGATCAACGCGGCGCTGCAGAGTGTTCAGCGCCGCTCCCAGCAGTCCCACGCCGAGGAAGGCATCTCCCTGGATGTGGAGTCCGCCGCGTCCCCGGAAGCGCCCGCCGAGGAGGCCTCCCCCGCGACGGCCTCCGCCGAGGTGGCGGAGCTGACCGCCGCGCTCGCCGAGGCGCGCAAGGAGGCCGAGAACCTCCGCGCGCAGCTCGACTTCAGCCAGGGCGAGAGCCGCAAGCTGATGGAGCGCTTGAAGGCGGATCACGAGCGCTCGCTGCGCGCCGCGGCCGACCTGGAGAACTACAAGAAGCGCGCCCAGAAGGAGAAGGAGGAGGTCCAGAAGTTCGGCGTGGAGAAGCTGCTGAAGGACATCCTGCCGGTCATGGACAACCTGGACCGCGCGATGGACGCGGCGGCCAAGACGCCTGACTTCACCAGCTTCCAGAAGGGCGTGGCGATGACGCGCAAGTCCTTCGAGGACTCGCTGGGCCGCCACGGCGTGAAGGCCTTCAGCGCGCAGGGCCAGGCGTTTGATCCGCGCCTGCACGAGGCCATGTCCCAGGCGGAGACCGCCGAGGTGCCGCCGGGCCACGTCGCCTACGAAGTCCTGCGGGGCTATCACCTCAACGAGCGGCTCATCCGGCCCGCCATGGTGGTGGTGGCGCGCGCGCTGGCCCCGCCGCCCGAGCCCGCGCCGGCCGAGCCTGAAGTTGCTGCCGCTGCCGCACCGGAGGTGGGGGAGACGCCCGCCGTTTCTGTCGAATCCGGGAATTCTGCCGGGGGGAGTCAGTAA
- a CDS encoding YsnF/AvaK domain-containing protein, translated as MYQRNDVREGMTVRSMDGEKLGKVFAVNEDEFLIEKGLFFPKDYVCRYAEISHLEDGEIILTHGKEGLHRFSFDGTRDSDVMAGTGGGAGVGPGALGLESRREVGTQDEVAIPVHGERLDVVKRSTQAGEVRVHKDVVVEEQHVTVPVRRERVTVERRAVQDRPAMNASFQEETVVVPLRAEEVEVRKRPVLEEEVVIRKQAVEEERDIDETVRRERVDIDGAEDSRKLGLNSDDPLLRR; from the coding sequence ATGTATCAGCGCAACGACGTGAGAGAGGGCATGACCGTCCGCAGCATGGATGGTGAAAAGCTCGGCAAGGTCTTCGCCGTGAACGAAGACGAGTTCCTCATCGAGAAAGGTCTTTTCTTCCCCAAGGATTACGTGTGCCGCTACGCGGAGATCAGCCACCTGGAGGACGGGGAGATCATCCTCACGCACGGCAAGGAGGGGCTGCACCGCTTCTCGTTCGACGGCACGCGGGACTCGGACGTGATGGCGGGCACGGGGGGCGGCGCGGGCGTAGGCCCCGGGGCCCTGGGGCTGGAGAGCCGCAGGGAGGTGGGCACGCAGGATGAGGTCGCCATCCCCGTCCACGGCGAGCGGCTGGATGTGGTGAAGCGCTCCACGCAAGCCGGCGAGGTCCGCGTCCACAAGGACGTCGTCGTGGAGGAGCAGCACGTCACCGTGCCCGTGCGCCGCGAGCGCGTGACGGTGGAGCGCCGCGCCGTACAGGACCGGCCCGCGATGAATGCCTCCTTCCAGGAGGAGACCGTGGTGGTGCCCCTGCGCGCCGAGGAAGTGGAGGTGCGCAAGCGCCCCGTGCTGGAGGAGGAGGTCGTCATCCGCAAGCAGGCCGTCGAGGAGGAGCGGGACATCGATGAGACGGTCCGCCGCGAGCGGGTGGACATCGATGGCGCGGAGGACTCGCGCAAGCTCGGCCTGAACAGCGACGATCCGCTCCTGCGCCGCTAG
- a CDS encoding serine/threonine-protein kinase has translation MKAVRFPSLEAEVAFLRGLTSVHRMADDILEDCFERGLDLDTALDVFLTQCARMVHAAAGFVMVRGTRGPVLTRVLGTLGADVFEVAKHSGPLRQQDGRMLFCTQLTLGKLNLGALGLLVEGSFEDGGQMVMALVEAIGEQLDSAMLGFLALMDGQGVLERLDALEVDENATPVPHGRIGRYEVVTPLGTGGMAQVLVARARGPEGLGRLVALKRILPHLSSDPVMVQQFLDEARIGLQLAHPNLVTVYDIGEAQGAYYIAMELVRGVDLHRMLHASKAPLPAAVAVAVVVQGLRGLHAAHLLQGEDGAPMNLVHRDLSPHNLMVGFDGRVKVLDFGVAKARAQRTVTLPGIIKGKPLYMSPEQARGERLDGRSDLFAMGLILYEALTGQCAFDRGDELTSLHAICDEALAWPESIPLPLWEVMSMAMAKRPERRFRTAQEMADRLAAVMPPVREEELSRFVSHRFPDRLRELGRLDRPPSGRASLAETRALASAKPSR, from the coding sequence ATGAAGGCCGTGCGTTTCCCATCGCTCGAAGCCGAAGTCGCCTTCCTGCGCGGGCTGACGTCCGTCCACCGCATGGCGGACGACATCCTCGAGGACTGCTTCGAGCGGGGGTTGGACCTCGACACCGCCCTGGACGTGTTCCTCACCCAGTGCGCGCGGATGGTGCACGCGGCGGCGGGCTTCGTGATGGTGCGCGGCACGCGGGGCCCGGTGCTGACGCGGGTGCTGGGCACGCTGGGCGCGGACGTCTTCGAGGTGGCCAAGCACTCGGGCCCGCTGCGGCAGCAGGACGGGCGCATGCTCTTCTGCACCCAGCTCACGCTCGGCAAGCTCAACCTGGGCGCGCTGGGGCTCCTCGTCGAGGGGAGCTTCGAGGACGGCGGGCAGATGGTGATGGCGCTGGTGGAGGCCATCGGCGAGCAGCTCGACTCGGCCATGCTGGGCTTCCTGGCCCTCATGGACGGGCAGGGGGTGCTGGAGCGGCTGGATGCCCTGGAGGTGGATGAGAACGCCACGCCGGTGCCGCACGGCCGCATCGGCCGCTACGAGGTGGTGACGCCGCTGGGCACGGGCGGCATGGCGCAGGTGCTGGTGGCGCGCGCGCGGGGGCCCGAGGGGCTCGGGCGCCTGGTGGCGCTCAAGCGCATCCTGCCCCACCTGTCCTCGGACCCCGTCATGGTGCAGCAGTTCCTGGACGAGGCCCGCATCGGCTTGCAGCTCGCCCACCCCAACCTCGTCACCGTCTACGACATCGGCGAGGCGCAGGGCGCGTACTACATCGCGATGGAGCTGGTGCGCGGGGTGGACCTGCACCGGATGCTCCATGCCTCGAAGGCGCCCTTGCCCGCGGCGGTGGCGGTGGCGGTGGTCGTCCAGGGGCTGCGCGGGCTGCATGCGGCCCACCTGCTCCAGGGCGAGGACGGGGCACCGATGAACCTGGTGCACCGGGACCTGTCGCCGCACAACCTCATGGTGGGCTTCGACGGGCGGGTGAAGGTGCTCGACTTCGGCGTGGCCAAGGCGCGCGCCCAGCGCACGGTGACGCTGCCGGGCATCATCAAGGGCAAGCCGCTCTACATGTCCCCGGAGCAGGCGCGCGGCGAGCGGCTGGATGGGCGCAGTGACTTGTTCGCCATGGGGCTCATCCTCTACGAGGCCCTCACGGGCCAGTGCGCCTTTGACCGCGGGGACGAGCTGACGAGCTTGCACGCCATCTGCGACGAGGCGCTGGCGTGGCCGGAGTCCATCCCCCTGCCGCTCTGGGAGGTGATGTCGATGGCGATGGCCAAGCGTCCGGAGCGGCGCTTCCGCACGGCCCAGGAGATGGCGGACCGGCTCGCCGCGGTGATGCCGCCGGTGCGGGAGGAGGAACTGTCCCGGTTCGTCTCCCACCGCTTTCCGGACCGGCTGCGCGAGCTGGGCCGGCTGGACCGGCCCCCCTCGGGGCGGGCCTCGCTGGCGGAGACGCGTGCGCTCGCGTCAGCGAAGCCCTCGCGCTAG
- a CDS encoding ATPase — protein sequence MAEKWDKQFMEFIRRTSDDIRRTGEDLKVEAERLLGEVRDPSRQAKLKATLSEFRDKAAAVTKEAAERLEGAARHVEDFVSRGLDVEKEKAAASPPKGASAKASPPPAEPTPGTEAPAPKAPRKTGKTIGKKAAAKKASAAQKTAPAKKTAAGKTGKTLGRKRA from the coding sequence ATGGCCGAGAAATGGGACAAGCAGTTCATGGAATTCATCCGGCGCACCAGCGACGACATCCGGCGCACCGGGGAGGACCTCAAGGTCGAAGCCGAGCGCCTCCTGGGCGAGGTGAGGGACCCTTCCCGCCAGGCCAAGCTCAAGGCCACGCTCTCCGAGTTCCGGGACAAGGCGGCCGCCGTCACCAAGGAGGCCGCCGAGCGGCTGGAAGGTGCGGCGCGTCACGTGGAGGACTTCGTGAGCCGGGGGCTCGACGTCGAGAAGGAGAAGGCCGCCGCAAGTCCTCCCAAGGGCGCCTCCGCCAAGGCCAGCCCTCCGCCTGCGGAGCCCACGCCCGGGACGGAAGCGCCCGCGCCCAAGGCGCCGCGCAAGACCGGAAAAACCATCGGCAAGAAGGCCGCCGCCAAGAAGGCCTCGGCCGCCCAGAAGACCGCCCCCGCCAAGAAGACCGCCGCGGGCAAGACGGGGAAAACCCTGGGCCGCAAGCGGGCCTGA